From a region of the Pseudanabaena sp. ABRG5-3 genome:
- a CDS encoding class I SAM-dependent methyltransferase → MMADQNHQVYIAREIVHHYSQLRQLQPAEQTILDLLRNQWSSMKMLDIGVGGGRTTQHFSRVVQEYIGIDYSEEMIAACQKRFHNQSKLFEVVDARDMSQFPDNSFDFILFSFNGIDVLSHRDRLKVLQEISRIGKSGGYFFFSSHSLQGLEREFNWKNKISLNPLTTYVNLIMFGLLRFFNPSLSRQQIKDADYEIIQDESHNFRLKQYYVRPQEQLNQLQADFDNVKMYSWQSGLELVTEQDLSSNTDMWLYYLCEIK, encoded by the coding sequence ATCATGGCTGATCAAAATCATCAAGTTTATATCGCTCGTGAGATTGTTCATCACTATAGCCAATTACGCCAATTACAACCTGCTGAACAAACCATTCTCGATCTGCTTCGTAATCAATGGTCAAGTATGAAAATGCTGGATATTGGTGTCGGGGGAGGACGTACCACTCAACATTTTTCTAGAGTTGTTCAGGAATATATTGGCATTGATTATTCGGAAGAGATGATTGCCGCTTGTCAGAAACGCTTTCATAATCAGTCAAAACTGTTTGAAGTGGTCGATGCTAGAGACATGAGCCAGTTTCCAGATAATTCCTTTGACTTTATTTTATTTAGCTTTAACGGTATTGATGTGCTTTCCCATCGCGATCGATTGAAAGTGCTACAAGAGATCAGCCGAATTGGTAAATCGGGAGGATATTTTTTCTTCTCAAGCCATAGTCTCCAAGGGCTAGAGAGAGAATTTAACTGGAAGAATAAGATTAGCTTAAATCCTCTCACAACCTATGTTAACTTGATCATGTTTGGTCTTTTGCGCTTCTTCAACCCTTCACTTTCTCGACAGCAGATCAAAGATGCTGACTATGAAATTATTCAAGATGAATCTCATAACTTCCGTTTAAAGCAATATTATGTGAGACCACAAGAGCAATTAAATCAATTACAAGCAGATTTTGATAATGTCAAAATGTATTCTTGGCAAAGTGGATTGGAACTGGTAACAGAACAGGATTTGAGTTCTAATACTGATATGTGGCTTTATTACCTCTGTGAGATTAAGTGA
- a CDS encoding SMI1/KNR4 family protein produces the protein MQEIWLKIENWLRDNAPKCLDVLTSGASDTQISELEEYLSIQLPEDVKASYRLHNGQIAYEYGLFNGCEFLSLERIKNEWQIWKDLLDSGTFQAADGQDQGCEPDLGVANVWWSAKWIPLTYDGSGNHDCLDLAPAKGGKVGQIISMWHDDPERKIIAPSFRDWLQSYAEGLESGKFVFSDEYNGIVNVDDVAFT, from the coding sequence ATGCAGGAAATTTGGTTAAAAATAGAAAATTGGTTGAGAGATAATGCCCCAAAATGCCTTGATGTACTAACATCAGGAGCTTCTGACACTCAAATCAGTGAATTAGAAGAATATCTCTCCATCCAACTCCCTGAAGATGTCAAGGCTTCCTATCGCCTTCATAATGGACAAATAGCCTATGAATATGGATTATTTAATGGATGCGAATTCTTATCTCTAGAGCGGATTAAAAATGAATGGCAAATTTGGAAAGATCTTCTAGACAGTGGAACCTTTCAAGCCGCAGATGGACAAGATCAAGGATGTGAGCCTGATTTAGGGGTGGCTAATGTTTGGTGGAGCGCAAAATGGATACCTCTAACCTATGACGGTAGTGGTAATCATGACTGCCTAGATTTAGCTCCTGCGAAAGGTGGAAAAGTAGGACAGATTATCTCAATGTGGCACGATGATCCTGAGAGAAAGATTATTGCACCTAGTTTTCGAGATTGGTTACAGAGCTATGCAGAGGGATTAGAGTCGGGGAAATTTGTTTTCTCGGATGAATATAATGGCATAGTCAATGTAGATGATGTGGCTTTCACTTAA
- a CDS encoding leucine-rich repeat domain-containing protein has translation MDLSAMRSFEDWCNQKNSLPLETQKTINYLLQAADTPNCRSADTVLKQRTELLTSSPDPSDISDLRPFSSLTNLRKLSLFSHKITDLTPISNLQNLEALVIHSNTLTDLTPIASLNNLTDLGLIGRNFKDIRPLSNLPQLQKFTLWYSPIQNIEALQNLTQLTEVSFIKTEISDLSSLANLKNLAILEVNSSKVKNIQPLSGLSNLRRLELYNNQITNIKAIANLTNLKSLKLNRNQIWDIRSLSNLKKLTSISLSHNQIFDVTPLATLTNLETISLQNNRITSIQSLVSLTKLERLVVSQNPIQNRVCPVNPSSICSFEKSASDYLF, from the coding sequence ATGGACTTGTCAGCAATGAGGAGCTTTGAAGACTGGTGTAATCAGAAAAATTCTCTGCCCCTAGAAACCCAGAAAACCATTAACTACCTATTGCAAGCGGCTGACACTCCCAATTGTCGATCAGCAGATACGGTCCTTAAGCAGCGTACTGAGCTGCTTACTTCTAGCCCTGATCCCTCCGATATTAGCGACCTAAGACCATTTTCTAGCCTGACAAACCTGCGGAAGCTGAGTTTATTTAGCCACAAAATTACCGATCTCACCCCGATCTCAAATCTCCAAAATCTAGAAGCATTGGTCATTCACAGCAACACCCTAACTGATCTTACTCCCATTGCTAGCCTCAATAATTTGACAGATCTCGGACTAATAGGTCGCAACTTCAAGGATATTCGTCCTCTCTCCAACCTGCCCCAGTTGCAAAAGTTTACCCTGTGGTACAGCCCAATCCAAAATATCGAAGCTTTACAGAATCTCACACAATTAACGGAAGTCAGTTTCATTAAGACTGAAATTTCTGACCTTAGCTCCTTAGCTAATCTAAAAAATTTGGCTATTCTGGAAGTAAATTCTAGCAAAGTTAAAAATATTCAACCCTTATCAGGTTTAAGCAATTTAAGGAGGCTGGAACTTTATAACAATCAAATTACGAATATTAAGGCGATCGCTAATTTGACCAATTTAAAAAGTTTAAAACTGAACCGCAATCAGATTTGGGATATTCGTTCTCTATCCAATCTCAAGAAACTGACAAGTATTAGCCTCAGTCACAATCAAATTTTTGATGTCACACCTCTAGCCACTTTGACTAATTTAGAGACGATTAGTTTACAAAACAACCGCATTACCAGTATTCAATCTTTGGTGAGCTTAACTAAGCTAGAGAGGTTAGTGGTTTCCCAAAATCCAATCCAGAATCGGGTATGTCCAGTCAATCCCTCAAGCATCTGTTCTTTCGAGAAATCAGCATCGGATTATTTGTTTTAA
- a CDS encoding hybrid sensor histidine kinase/response regulator: protein MINDLMEFADEDEVDQASSQGIDAWKVLIVDDEVEIHNITRLALEDFSFDNKKLQFLSAYSGKEARQIMDENPDIAVTLLDVIMESDDAGLITAKYIRENLQNRAIRIILRTGQPGQVPERQAMVDYDIDDYKTKTEFTSQKLFTTIITALRSYKAYTTLEALNINLERTNAELIRTTKLKDEFLANMSHELRTPLNAILGMTECLHEELFGTINSSQEDALETIRNSGEHLLELISDMLDASKIMAGMLKLDITTVAIADLCNSCLEFIQLKALKKQIQLSMSLSLDLEVIEVDERRWRQILINLLDNAIKFTPSGGKVSLDVSLKTDQNLCSWIHFSVTDTGIGIAPSDRDKIFQPFIQIDSGFARKYEGSGLGLALVHQLVELHGGYVDCTSQLGQGSCFTVRLPLKGQKKSFYII from the coding sequence GGAGTTTGCAGATGAAGATGAAGTTGATCAAGCATCGTCACAAGGTATAGATGCTTGGAAAGTCCTGATCGTTGATGATGAAGTAGAAATTCATAACATCACGCGACTCGCCTTAGAAGATTTCAGCTTTGATAATAAGAAACTCCAGTTCCTCAGTGCCTATTCTGGTAAAGAAGCACGTCAGATCATGGATGAGAATCCTGACATTGCTGTCACTTTACTTGATGTGATTATGGAATCTGATGACGCAGGATTGATCACCGCCAAATACATCCGTGAAAACCTTCAAAATCGGGCAATTCGGATTATTCTCCGAACTGGTCAACCGGGGCAAGTACCTGAACGCCAAGCAATGGTCGATTATGATATCGATGATTACAAAACCAAAACAGAATTTACTTCCCAAAAGCTATTTACAACGATTATTACGGCTTTGCGATCTTACAAGGCTTATACCACCTTAGAAGCTCTCAACATCAATTTAGAACGTACTAATGCTGAACTCATACGCACTACTAAGCTCAAAGATGAGTTTCTTGCCAATATGAGCCATGAGTTACGGACACCACTCAACGCCATTCTAGGGATGACCGAATGCTTACATGAAGAATTATTCGGCACAATTAATTCGAGCCAAGAGGATGCTCTCGAGACTATTAGAAACAGTGGTGAGCATCTACTGGAACTAATTTCTGACATGCTTGATGCCTCCAAAATTATGGCAGGTATGCTCAAGCTAGATATCACAACTGTAGCGATCGCCGATTTATGTAACTCCTGTCTAGAATTTATTCAACTCAAAGCTCTCAAAAAGCAAATTCAACTTTCTATGAGTCTATCTCTAGATTTAGAAGTTATTGAAGTTGATGAGCGGCGATGGAGACAGATATTAATCAATTTGCTCGATAATGCCATCAAATTTACCCCCTCTGGCGGTAAGGTAAGTCTGGATGTTAGCTTGAAAACTGATCAGAATTTGTGCAGTTGGATCCATTTCTCAGTTACCGATACAGGTATTGGTATTGCACCTAGCGATCGCGACAAAATATTTCAGCCATTTATCCAGATTGATAGTGGGTTCGCTCGCAAATACGAAGGCTCAGGATTAGGATTAGCCTTAGTCCATCAACTCGTAGAACTCCACGGGGGCTATGTCGATTGCACCAGCCAGCTTGGTCAGGGAAGTTGTTTTACAGTCCGCTTACCTCTGAAGGGGCAGAAAAAATCCTTCTATATCATTTGA